GACCATGCACTCCTGCTTTTCATCAGGTATGGTAACCTTTTCCGGAACTCTGTTAGGGAAGTTCTCGACGGCTGCTCTTACGATCTCTTTTGCAGTTTCATAAGCCTTATCCTCGTGGAATTCCATTCTTACAGTATTTGGAAAATCAGCTTTTGAGGACGTCGATATAAATTTCGTATGGTAGCAGCCTGCAAGCTCTCCAAGTGATGGCATGACGCACTGGACATCTACTACCATAGCCTCTACAGCACCTGTAATTACTGCAAGTTCCTGCTGGAGGAAAGTTCCTGCTATGGGAGTCCCGTGGCGCATCAGGGTCTCGTTGCCAGTACAGCAAATCCCAGCAACGTTGATGCCTGCTGCACCCTTTTCTTTTGCGAGTTCAAGAAGCTCGGGATCTTCCGCGGCTTCCACGATCATTTCTGAAAGAATTGGCTCATGCCCGTGGACAATTACATTTACTTTGTCTTTGGACAGCACTCCCAGATTAACAGTACTCCTTCTCGGCTGCGGAGTTCCGAAAAGTATATCCTGAATATCGGTGGCGATCATCGAACCTCCCCAGCCGTCCGAAAGCCCTGTGCGCAGCCCTTGCAGCAGGATATGGACTGCATTATTATCCACACCCATGTGGGTTCTGTGCATGCATTCCACGATTTCCCGGTCAATTCCCCTTGGTTCTATTCCAAGCTCTGCCCAGAGTTTGAGCCTTGGTTCGGGGGCTCTTCTGGTACACAGGAGGTGCCCATCCTGTTTTCCAAATTCCAGAAGTAGTATGTCGGCGAGTTTTGCCGCTACTTCCTCAAGGCTTCCCCCTTCGGAAGAAATTCCATATTCCGACGCAAGGGATAACAATTTTGCTGTGTCTTTTATTTTATAACTTCCAGCCTTTCCCTCACTCATTTTCTTGAAGGTCAACACTGAATCTCTTGCATGATCGGAATGAGCTGCTGCACCTGCAGCAATTGATCTTAGGAGGTTTCTTGCAACTATGATATCTGCGGTAGCACCGCATATCCCTTTGTCGGCTTCTTCCCCGAAAGGATCTATCCGGCATGGACCCATATTGCAATTCCGGCAGCAGATTCCTAGCTGTCCGAAACTACACTGAGGTAATTGCTTCTCATACCTTTCCCAGGCAGTTTCAACGCCTTCTTCTTTGGCTTTCTGAAGCATTGCCAGGGTTGCTGGGTCAATGCTTCTCTCGTGTACTTCCTGTTCCATCTCATATCACACAGTTTTCTTTATACTTTTTTATATATCCATGATTTTCGGTTCCAGTACCCGGATTTAGGCAACGAACTTCCTTAAATAATATTAATCTTAAGTAATATTTTCTTGAATTAAATAGCCTGAGCGCCTCTCATTTTCTGAGATAACATTCCGGTTCCTGATCCCGTGCTCCATACCTGGTACTGAGTTCTATGTGATCTAAAAACCGGCTAATCTAGAATCCCTTCAGAATTATCAAATGTTATTGTTTTATAAACTTTTTGAAAATGCCGCATTTCGCCTCATTTATAAAGTAGTAATACTCGATAAAACTTATAAGAACTGAAATCATAAGTGCCGGTAAATATAGATTACATTAAATAAGAGGATGCGTTGTATACCGTAAATAGCAGGATAAACTCACTGGATTAAGAGAATGTGAGGAAAACAATAAAATATTCCGATTATAAATAAAATTCTCTCTTCCCTATAGGAAAAGCGGCTTTAGCGGTGAATTTTAGTGAAAAAAGATCTTATGGATGTTCTGGCTTGCCCTGTATGCAAGGGCGACCTGATTTTGAACGTTGTTGAAGAAAATAAAGAAGAGGTCGTCTCAGGAACCCTGTACTGCCCCGTATGCAAGGAGTACTATCCAATAGATGAGGGAATCCCAAACCTGCTTCCTCCTGACCTCAGGAACTGATGTGGGGGTTAAACTTGCAGCAGATATTCCAGAATGTTATTATTAACCGACAGGAACTAAACTCAATTGAGTTTGAAAAGGAAAGCATCGAGATTCCTCTTTCTCCCGGAGGAGAAGAGACCTTTGAGATCCTGATAACAAACTACGGATCTCCTACTCATATTCATCTCTCGGTAAGTGAAGAATTAAAAGGCCTGATCACTTTTTTGAGGGATAACCCGTATGTGCTTCAAAAAGAGTACGTCTCCGCAGTTGCAAGAATCCCGCAAGAAGGAAAGACACTAATCCAAGGGCAAATCTTTATCACAGCAGGTTACGGATCAAGAAAGAGAGGTTTCCCAGTTCAGCTTGGAAAGACAGACACAAAACCGCAGGAGCATCCGAGGGATGAAGTCTATGCAGTGGATGAGGAAGAGGAACTGAATTCTCAAAAGCCTGTAACGAGGATTTCTGGATCCAGATCTGCAAATGGGTCTGGAAGGTTTTCATCTTTTATTCGTAAAAGCTTTACAGGAGGATTTCCGGCTTCAGCAGGAAGAAGAACTTACAGGAATGTAAGTGGGAACGAAAGACTTTCTTTGAATATGGCTTTCGGAGGTGTTTTGCTACTTATAGGCCTGTTCTTCCTCTACTTTATTCTGCCATCAGGTCTGCAATTCAAAGTTAGTTTTGCGCAGTCGCTTTTATTTTCAATCCTATTTGTGACCTGTATGACATATGTCCTGTTAAGGATTGCAGAGGAAGGTTAAACCCTAATAAAAACTCATTTCGGTCCTGTTTTACACCTGTTAACTCGTTTACAGTCGAGAAAAGCATGAAACTATTCCAAATATTTATGA
The Methanosarcina thermophila TM-1 genome window above contains:
- a CDS encoding methytransferase partner Trm112 — protein: MKKDLMDVLACPVCKGDLILNVVEENKEEVVSGTLYCPVCKEYYPIDEGIPNLLPPDLRN
- the cooS gene encoding anaerobic carbon-monoxide dehydrogenase catalytic subunit, producing MEQEVHERSIDPATLAMLQKAKEEGVETAWERYEKQLPQCSFGQLGICCRNCNMGPCRIDPFGEEADKGICGATADIIVARNLLRSIAAGAAAHSDHARDSVLTFKKMSEGKAGSYKIKDTAKLLSLASEYGISSEGGSLEEVAAKLADILLLEFGKQDGHLLCTRRAPEPRLKLWAELGIEPRGIDREIVECMHRTHMGVDNNAVHILLQGLRTGLSDGWGGSMIATDIQDILFGTPQPRRSTVNLGVLSKDKVNVIVHGHEPILSEMIVEAAEDPELLELAKEKGAAGINVAGICCTGNETLMRHGTPIAGTFLQQELAVITGAVEAMVVDVQCVMPSLGELAGCYHTKFISTSSKADFPNTVRMEFHEDKAYETAKEIVRAAVENFPNRVPEKVTIPDEKQECMVGFSVEAILNALGGTPDPLIEAIKSGAIRGVGAVVGCNNVKVKHNYGHVNLVKELIKNNVLVVTTGCNAIACAEAGLLLPEASELAGDGLKAVCKALGIPPVLHMGSCVDISRILVLSSALANRLGVDISDLPAAGAAPEWMSEKAVSIGAYVVSSGVYTVLGTVPAVLGSQAVTSLLTEGLNDVVGASFAVEPDPIKAAGLMLEHIDGKREALGLITGKRKAMGLTSER
- a CDS encoding DUF7524 family protein, whose amino-acid sequence is MQQIFQNVIINRQELNSIEFEKESIEIPLSPGGEETFEILITNYGSPTHIHLSVSEELKGLITFLRDNPYVLQKEYVSAVARIPQEGKTLIQGQIFITAGYGSRKRGFPVQLGKTDTKPQEHPRDEVYAVDEEEELNSQKPVTRISGSRSANGSGRFSSFIRKSFTGGFPASAGRRTYRNVSGNERLSLNMAFGGVLLLIGLFFLYFILPSGLQFKVSFAQSLLFSILFVTCMTYVLLRIAEEG